From one Eucalyptus grandis isolate ANBG69807.140 chromosome 9, ASM1654582v1, whole genome shotgun sequence genomic stretch:
- the LOC104419320 gene encoding LOW QUALITY PROTEIN: ABC transporter B family member 15-like (The sequence of the model RefSeq protein was modified relative to this genomic sequence to represent the inferred CDS: inserted 1 base in 1 codon), which produces MRRIAGPISSIFKHSDAADRWLMALGLIEAVGDGISTPFVLLLSSRLMNNIGNALSLGEGQFSRVIDEDALSLVYVACGLFYAAFLEGYCXTRTGERQASRMRSMYLRAVLRQDVGYFDLNVTSTSEVVTSVSNDSLVIQDALSVKVPSFVMNTSLFVGSYIAALLLQWRLALVSFPFVVLLVIPGLIYGRTLMGLARRVREEYNKAGTIAEQVISSIRTVYAFVGESKTMSDFSGELEGSVRSGLKQGLAKGLAIGSNGVVYGIWAFVAYYSSRMVMYHGAEGGTVYAVGAGLAVGGLAFGKALSNLKYFAEAISAVERITEVIDRVPKIDTNNLEGRIVEKVSGEIEFKHVEFAYPSRPNIIFKDFCLTIPAGKSIALVGGSGFGKSTVISLLQRFYDPLNGEILLDGVPIDKLQLKGLRSQMGLVSQEPTLFATTMKENILFGKEDAAMEEVVEAAKASNAHNFISQMPQGYDTQVGERGIQMSGGQKQRIAIARAIIKSPRILLLDEATSALDMESERIVQEALEKVAVGRTTIIVTHRLSNIQNADVIAVVQNGQVMESGSHQELIRFKGGIYSSLVHLQQMESKKTQDEAQVISTRSPSSPKIDSTRDPTASIFGSANNAESAQMLAERRNTRMEGLRFQTSLLRRLLSFSRPEWKQVAMACVSAVLGGAIQPVFAFMMGSMISVFFLTDHDEIKEKTWTYTLCFAGFFMISLLINTSQHYNFAYVGEYLTKRIREMMLAKILTFEVGWFDQDKNSSGAVCSRLAKDINVVRSLVGDQMSLLVQAISAVTIACIMGLVIAWRLAIAMIAIQPLIILCFYGRKTLLKGMSQKAIEAQNERSKLAAEAVSSHRMITAFSSQEKILKMLKKAQEGPRRESKRQSWFAGVGLGASQSLTNCTMAFDFWYGGKLVTQGYITYKEVFETFLILLSTGKIIADAGSMTTDIARGSGAMKSVFAVLDRETNIEPANPQGFKPEKISGHVEVRDVDFAYPARPDAMILKGFSIDIEAGKSTALVGQSGSGKSTIISLIERFYDPLRGTIKIDGREIRSYHLRSLRQHIALVSQEPTLFAGIVKENIIFGVSPAVDEMEILEAARVANAHGFISGLKDGYDTWCGDKGVQLSGGQKQRVAIARAILKNPSVLLLDEATSALDGQAERMVQDALEGLMVGRTSVVMAHRLSTIHNCDVIAVLEKGKLVEKGTHSSLLAKGPGGAYYSLASLHVTT; this is translated from the exons atgaggaggatTGCTGGACCAATAAGCTCCATTTTCAAGCACTCAGATGCCGCCGACAGGTGGCTGATGGCTCTAGGGCTGATCGAGGCGGTCGGCGACGGCATCTCCACGCCATTCGTGCTGCTCCTGTCGAGCCGCCTCATGAACAACATAGGCAACGCACTGTCTCTGGGCGAAGGCCAGTTCTCTCGAGTCATCGACGAG GACGCACTATCCCTGGTCTACGTGGCTTGTGGACTATTTTACGCTGCTTTTCTAG AGGGGTATT TGACAAGGACGGGAGAGAGGCAAGCCTCGAGGATGAGATCCATGTACCTGAGAGCGGTGCTGAGGCAAGACGTGGGCTATTTTGACTTGAATGTCACGAGCACGTCTGAGGTCGTCACGAGTGTCTCCAACGACTCGCTTGTGATTCAAGATGCTCTCAGTGTTAAG GTGCCAAGCTTTGTGATGAACACATCCTTATTCGTTGGGAGCTACATAGCAGCGTTGCTGCTCCAGTGGAGACTGGCCCTAGTGAGCTTTCCCTTCGTGGTGCTCCTCGTGATCCCGGGCTTAATCTATGGGAGGACTCTAATGGGGCTAGCAAGGAGAGTTAGGGAAGAGTACAACAAGGCAGGCACGATTGCAGAACAAGTCATATCCTCCATCAGAACGGTTTATGCCTTCGTTGGTGAGAGCAAGACCATGAGCGATTTCTCTGGAGAGCTTGAAGGGTCGGTCAGATCGGGGTTGAAGCAGGGCTTGGCCAAAGGCCTGGCCATTGGGAGCAACGGGGTTGTGTATGGGATTTGGGCCTTCGTGGCTTACTACAGTAGCAGGATGGTCATGTACCATGGCGCTGAAGGCGGTACTGTTTATGCCGTTGGAGCTGGCTTAGCCGTCGGAGGATT AGCATTTGGCAAAGCTTTATCGAATTTGAAGTACTTTGCCGAAGCAATCTCCGCAGTGGAACGTATCACAGAGGTGATCGATCGAGTCCCCAAGATTGATACCAACAACTTGGAAGGGAGGATTGTGGAGAAAGTTTCCGGGGAAATCGAATTCAAGCACGTGGAGTTTGCGTACCCATCGCGGCCCAACATCATCTTCAAAGACTTTTGCCTGACGATACCGGCGGGAAAGTCAATTGCTCTTGTGGGCGGCAGCGGGTTTGGGAAATCTACGGTCATCTCCTTATTGCAAAGGTTTTATGATCCTCTCAATGGAGAAATCCTTCTGGATGGAGTTCCCATTGATAAGTTGCAGCTCAAGGGGCTAAGGTCACAGATGGGCTTGGTGAGCCAAGAGCCAACATTATTTGCCACCACCATGAAAGAGAACATCCTCTTTGGTAAGGAAGATGCCGCCATGGAAGAGGTAGTTGAAGCAGCCAAAGCTTCCAATGCACATAATTTCATCTCTCAAATGCCTCAGGGATATGATACGCAG GTTGGTGAAAGAGGCATTCAAATGTCTGGAGGACAGAAGCAGAGAATTGCCATTGCAAGAGCTATAATCAAATCCCCTCGAATTCTCCTCCTTGACGAGGCAACTAGTGCTTTGGACATGGAATCGGAGAGAATTGTTCAAGAGGCCCTTGAAAAGGTCGCGGTTGGGCGAACCACCATCATTGTCACTCATCGGCTATCCAACATCCAAAATGCCGATGTCATTGCCGTCGTCCAAAATGGCCAGGTGATGGAAAGTGGCTCGCATCAAGAGTTGATCCGATTCAAAGGAGGTATATACTCTTCCCTTGTGCATCTTCAACAAATGGAAAGCAAGAAAACTCAAGACGAAGCTCAGGTCATATCCACAAGGTCACCGTCCTCTCCTAAGATCGATTCTACAAGGGATCCTACAGCCTCCATCTTCGGCTCAGCCAATAATGCGGAATCAGCTCAAATGTTAGCAGAGAGAAGGAACACAAggat GGAAGGCCTAAGATTTCAAACTTCATTGCTTCGGAGATTATTATCTTTCAGTCGCCCAGAATGGAAACAAGTAGCAATGGCATGTGTTAGCGCTGTCTTGGGTGGTGCCATTCAACCGGTGTTTGCATTCATGATGGGGTCGATGATATCGGTCTTCTTCTTAACAGATCATGATGAGATTAAGGAGAAGACATGGACGTATACATTGTGTTTCGCAGGGTTCTTCATGATCTCATTGCTGATCAACACGTCTCAACACTACAATTTCGCCTATGTTGGGGAGTATTTAACCAAGAGGATCCGTGAGATGATGTTGGCGAAGATTCTCACTTTTGAGGTCGGCTGGTTCGATCAAGACAAGAACTCGAGTGGTGCTGTTTGCTCTAGACTTGCCAAAGACATCAATGTG GTGAGATCATTGGTAGGTGACCAAATGTCTCTCCTTGTACAAGCCATCTCAGCAGTAACCATAGCCTGCATAATGGGACTTGTGATCGCATGGAGGCTTGCCATTGCCATGATAGCCATCCAGCCACTCATCATTCTCTGCTTTTATGGAAGAAAAACCCTGCTCAAGGGTATGTCGCAGAAGGCTATTGAAGCACAAAATGAGCGCAGCAAATTAGCTGCTGAAGCAGTGTCCAGTCACAGAATGATCACTGCCTTCTCTTCCCAAGAAAAAATCCTGAAGATGCTGAAAAAGGCCCAAGAAGGCCCCCGGAGAGAGAGCAAGAGGCAGTCATGGTTTGCTGGGGTCGGGCTTGGTGCATCCCAGAGCCTTACCAATTGTACAATGGCTTTCGACTTTTGGTACGGCGGGAAGTTGGTTACACAGGGCTACATCACATACAAGGAGGTTTTCGAGACTTTCCTGATTTTGCTCTCCACTGGAAAGATCATTGCCGATGCGGGAAGCATGACCACTGACATCGCCAGGGGCTCGGGAGCCATGAAGTCTGTCTTTGCTGTCTTGGACCGCGAAACGAACATCGAGCCTGCCAACCCACAAGGCTTCAAACCTGAAAAGATATCGGGCCATGTGGAAGTTCGTGATGTGGACTTTGCTTATCCAGCTAGGCCCGATGCGATGATCCTAAAGGGCTTCTCCATCGATATTGAGGCGGGGAAGTCAACAGCCTTGGTAGGTCAAAGCGGGTCTGGGAAATCAACCATCATTAGCCTGATCGAGAGATTCTATGATCCACTCCGAGGGACGATCAAGATCGACGGCCGAGAGATAAGATCATACCATCTCCGATCTCTGAGACAGCATATCGCCCTGGTCAGCCAAGAGCCGACACTATTCGCTGGCATCGTGAAGGAGAACATCATCTTCGGAGTTTCTCCTGCAGTCGACGAGATGGAGATCCTCGAAGCTGCTAGAGTGGCAAACGCCCATGGCTTCATCTCAGGATTGAAGGACGGGTATGACACTTGGTGCGGCGACAAGGGAGTGCAACTCTCTGGCGGCCAGAAGCAACGTGTTGCCATAGCCCGGGCAATACTGAAGAACCCGAGTGTGTTGCTGCTGGACGAGGCAACGAGCGCGCTTGATGGGCAAGCAGAAAGGATGGTGCAAGATGCATTGGAGGGCCTGATGGTGGGCAGGACTAGTGTGGTGATGGCCCATAGGTTGAGCACCATCCACAACTGTGATGTGATTGCAGTGTTGGAGAAGGGCAAATTGGTGGAGAAAGGGACTCACTCTTCTTTGTTGGCTAAGGGTCCTGGAGGAGCTTACTACTCTCTAGCCAGCTTGCATGTGACTACTTGA